The Thermomicrobiales bacterium nucleotide sequence GCGCTATTGCGTCGCGTTGCCGCCGGTCTGCCACGCATCAATCGACTGACGGACATCTACAACGCCATCTCGGTACAACACCAGATTCCGCTGGGTGGTGAGGACCTGCAGCGCTACGTCGGCCCGCCGCGCCTGAACCGCGCGGTCGGCAACGAGCCGTTCCACACGACAGCCAGCGGCGAGGAGGTTGTCGAATTGCCCGAACCCGGCGAGGTTGTCTGGTGCGACGATGCCGGCGTGACCTGTCGACGCTGGAACTGGCGGCAGGCCCGTCGCACCCAGCTGCACGACTCGACGACCACCGCGATCTTCATCCTCGATGCGCTCGATCCGCTGACGAATGAGGCGCTGCAGGCTGCCGCTGATGATCTCATCGCCGATCTCAGCCGCATCGGCCCTGATGTCGTCGTTGCTCAGCGCCTGATCGCTGCCAATTCCAGCTCGGCCTGAAAGCGCAGGGTACCCGGAGTGGAGACCGGTCGCGACGCCATCCGCCGCGCGTTGACGGGCGCTGGGCGCGCGAGCCGACCGCTCTAGCCCGGTCGGCTCGATCCGCAGTCATCGTCGCGTGCGTATGCAACGGTATCTTCGAGGCTGAGAGCAGCGCCCTCAGTGAATACCCTGTCCCACGTCGCTTGGCCAAGTGCCAGACGGCCGGCGCTGGCCGTCTGCTCGGCTTCAACGCTCTCGGCTGTTGCAGCGATGGCTCCGAGGCGTGTCCGTATCCGGTTGGCCGCGCCAAGCAGGCGCGCGGCGCGCTCCATCCGTTGCTCGGTAACGGCAACGGCGGCGAAGCGTTCCAGCGCCACCGCGATCTGGCGCGGATCGTTCATCGCCAGGTTGAGCGTGAGCGCTTCCCTGAGGTACGCCGTCGCGCGCTCTGTTTCGCCTTGCCGGTTCGACACGTTGCCGAGGTTCGAATAGAGCGGGCCGACTGAGTTGGTCATCCCTGCGTTCTCTGCGACCGTCAGCGCCTCCATCTCCGCTGCGGCCGTGCGCTCGAGATCGCCGAGGTAGTACCAGGCAGCTCCCAGATTGCCCAGCGCTCGGGACAAAGCCTCCGGGTACTCGATCTGCCGCGCCAGCCGAACGCAGCGCTCCAGATCTCGATCGCGCGCGAGAACTCCCCCGTAGTCGTAGGCAATGCCGGCCAGCAGGATCCAGCGAGCTTCCACTCCCCGGCTGGCGGCTGTCGCCGCGGCCCTGGTAGAGCGCGACGCTCTGCTCGAAGAACCGATCGCCGTGCTTCCGATCGCCCTGTGCGTTCCAGAGCATGCCGCTGGCCCGATAGAGCAGCGCCCGGACGGAGAGCGGCGCACGCTCGAGGTCGGGACGGGCGAGCGCGCGCTCACCCGCTCGCGCCCCTCGCCGATGTAGCCGCGCAGGAGCCAGAAGCGCGAGCGCACCGGCCAGCCGGATCTCCGCGTCTCCATTCGGCTGCTCGCGCGCCCAGGCCAGCGCCGCCCGCAGGTTATCGTGCTCGCTTTCCAAGGCGCCAGGATCAGCTGGCTCGCCCGTAGAGCTCGATGGCCGACTGCTCCGCCAGCGCGATGTAGTACTCGGCGTGTCGCCGAGCTGGCGCCGCCGCCTCCCGGATCGCTCGCCAGACGTTCGGCTGCGAAGTGGCGCAGCAGCTCGTGCATGGCATAGCGGCCTGTTCCACCGCTCTGCCCCAGCAGCGACCGATCGACCAGTCGGACCAGTACCGGCGCGTGTGGCAGCGCGACGTCCTGCGCAACCGGCACCGGTCGAAGCTGCCCTGGAACACTACCAGACGCATCAGCGCCCGCTGCTCTTCCTCGCTGAGCAACCGCCAGGAATGCTCGAATACTGCCCGCAGACTGCGATGGCGATCCGGCATGTCGCGCGTGCGTGCCGCCAGCGAGTCGAGGTCGGACTGCAACGCTGCGGCAATCTCGTCCGTGCTGTAGTGATCGACCCAGTGCGCCGCCAGCTCGATGCCCAGCGGCAGGCCGTCGAGCAATCCGCAGAGCCGGATCGCACCGTTCAGATCCTGCGCGTTCCGCCCCCAGCCCGGCATCCGTCGTCCCGCGTGGTCCAGAAAGAGGCGCACGCCGGCATGGCTGGCCGGATCGCTGGATTGCTGCATTCGGGACGGAGAGGCCGCCCAGGCGTAGCAGCGCTTCGCCGCTGATACCCAGCGGCTCGCGCGACGTCGCCAGGATTCGTAAATCCGGAGCGGCGCGTAACAGCACCCGCGCGATGGTGCCAGCCTCCGGCAAATGCTCGCAGTTGTCGAGGATCAGCAGCATCGTTCGTGTCCACGCCGGCCAGTGCCTCCAGCGGGGCCCGTTGGCCATCCATGATCAGGTCGAGCGCTGCGGCAATGGCCCCGGCAACGGTTGCGACCTGCAGGGCCGGAGTCTGCGCGGGCTGAACACCGGCTAGAGGAACCCACCGAGACGCCATCGGTAGCGGGATTGCATCGCCCGGGCACCTTCCGGTGCCAGCCGGGTCTTGCCGACCCCGCCAGCGCCGACGATCGTCGCCAGCCGCGATGAGCTATCCGGCAGACCGAGCAGCCTCGCCAGCTCCTCCTCGCGTCCGACCGGTGGCGCGAGCGTGGCCGGCAGATTGTGCGTGTGATGTCGCATGCTCTCCGCGCCGCCGGGCGACGCGCAGCGCGACAGCACCGACCCGGATGCGCTCGGCCAGCTGCGCCGTCTCGCTGTCGGGCGTCACGCCCAGATCGTTGCGCAACGTCGGCACGTGACCCGAGCGTAGGCAGCCAATGCGGCAGCGCGATCCCCGTTCAGCGCATGCGCGCACATGAGCTGGCGGTAGGCTGCTTCGCGCCACGGATCGAGCGCCAGTTGCCGACCGGCAGCGGCGACCGCTTCAGCGGCGCGTCCGGCAGCGAGGTAGCGCTCGGTGACGGTCTGCACTTGCAGGACGCTCGGTGCTGCTCGCCCGCGGTGTCTCGCGCTTGAGCAGCAGCGAAGTGCTCAAACGCCTCGCAGCGGCAGGCCGAAGCCCGCCAGCAGCTCGGCCTGATAGAGGGCGGCGGCGCGTTCCAGATCGGCGAGATCTGCGCTACCGGCCAACCGGGCGAACTCGCCGACATCGACCGTTGCAACATCGGCGCTCCACTGCATCGATGTGCGATCCGCCAGCACCGGGTCCGTGCCGTCCGCAAATCCGGCTCGCACCCGAACGAGCGACTGCGTCAGGTTGCGCAGCGCGTCGGCCTCTGGCAGCTCCGGCCAGAGCAGCCCGGCCAACAGGCTGCGACTGTGGGGGCGATCCGACTCAACGGCCAGATAGGCCAGCAGCGCCTGAACCTTGACGCCACGCACGGCCGACGTGGGTGCGCCGTTGTGGCGCACCTGGAACGTGCCCAGGCAGCAGATGTCGTACCCCACAGGGGACTCCCAGAACGCGGTAGCAACATAGCGAATATGCAAGCAAGTGCGCTCACCATATCACGACACGACCGTGCTCAAGCAATCTGAATGAACTGACACCACTTTTGCGTCCCAGTCGCACTCCGGTCGCCTGGCGGATGCAGTCGCCGGTCATGCTGGGAGCATGAACGGACGAAATCGACATTCGGGAGATCAGCGGCGGCGCGACCCCAGCGCCATGCGTTTCTGCTCACGCTCTGGCAGGAGCAGGCAGACAGGCCGTGGCGAAAGCGGCCTTGCGTCCCGCCGATGGTGGCGAGCGTCAGGGGTTTGCGGCGATCGAGCATCTTGCCGCCTATCTGCCGCCTCACCACGCCGGATGCAGCGGACGAAGGCGTACCGCATCAGATGCGCGGATGCGCCGTCCTGGAGAACGATGCCGGGCCGGCGTAAGACACCGGCAGCAACGACGGAAGGTGCAGGGAGATGGAACGGCAAACGATCCCCACGACGATTCAGGCGCGATTGCGAGTGCTGATCCAGCGCGCTGCTGCTGGCCGGCCTGCTCGTCACGCTCGTCCCGGCGGTGAGCCGGGCAGCGAGCTTCACGGTGACGAACCTCAATGAGTCCGGAACGGCTCACTACGTCAGGCCTTGGCTGACGCGAAGGCGGCGGTTGGCGACGATACGATCTCGTTCGAGGATGGGTTGACCGGCACGATCACCGTCACCAGTCAATTGGTCATCGATAGCAACGTCATCATCCAGGGACCGGGCGCGGACCTGCTGACGATCAGCGGTGGGGAATGCACGGTGTTCCTGGTGAAGGACAGCCGCCACGCTCGACGGCCTTGACGATCAGCGATGGCAGTGCCGAGAAGGCGGCAGTATCCACGTTGCTTCGAGCACGCGCTCACCATCACCAACAGTGTCTTCACCGGCAACGGCTACGTCAACGTTTGGGGCGGATGGGGCGGCGCAATCAACGCCTCGTCGAGCACTGTCGCCATCACGAACAGCACATTCTCGAACACTTCCGGATATCGGTGCCGCAGTCCATTCTGCCGATTCAGTGCTGCGCATCGAGCACGACGGTGGTACAATCTGAAACCTCTCTCGCCGGAGGGAGTCGAGCATGGGCACCGGCTCGGCGACGATCGTTGACAGCATCTTCACCAATAGCAGAGGCGTTGATCGACACCGGCGGCGGCGTCTACGCTGACTGACCTCACCGTCATCGGCGCTCGTTCTCCAATAACGACGCGGGTGAGTATGAAGCTGCAGGAGTGGCGGCATCGCCATGTTCGGCGGCGATCTGTGATTGCAGAACGACTTCATCGAAAAACCTGCCGACAGTGGCGGCTATGGAGGCGCGATCTTCGACGTACGCAGCATCGATAGAGATCGCTGACAGCGAGTTCGTTGAAAACACGGGCTGGATGGGTGGTGCTATCTACACTGAAGGTGACTCGACCATCAGTATGATCAGCAGCGGCACGTTTGATCGGAACCATCACAACGGATACCGGCGGTGCAATATACGCGTCAAAACCTCTCAACATCATCAACAGCACGTTTAGCGGCAATTCCGCAAAGACAGGTGGAGGGATCGGTTCGTACCATTTTGGCTCAGCGGCTGACAATGTTGTTGCCAACAGTACCTTCAGCAGGAATTCGGCGGCCTGACAAGGGAAACAACGCAGCCACCTTCAGCCCCATGACGATTGCCGGTTCGATCTTTGCCGATCAAGATGGATCATCCTGCTGGATCAACGACCCAGGTACATCATCGTCGCGCCAGATCTCGATAGCGGCTACAACCTGTCCAGCGACGCGACTTGCGTCAGCGCCGACACCAGCCTGGCAAACGCCGACCCGCTGCTCGAGCACTGGCCATTGGCGGCTCCACGCAGACCCACGCTCGCTTCGAATAGCCCGGCGCTCGACGCCGTATCCCGGTCGGCACCCTCGTACCGGCACCACCCTGACGACTGATCAGCGCGGCGTCGAGCGACCACTGGGGACGGCCTGCGACATCAGTGCACGTTCGAGGCGCTCGCCGACTGCCCCGGTCATCCGCCCGACGTGAACCGGCACCCAGGGCGGCAACGGCTGGTACACCAGCGACGTGACCGTCTCCTGGGTATGGTGACGTGCGAAGTCGGCCATCAGCGCCTCGGCTGGTTGTGACGCGATCATCACCGAACACCGCTGGCACGACGCTGACCTGCGAGGGCACCGGCCGCCGGTGTGCCGCCAGCCAGTCTGTCACCATCCAGCGTGATGCCACGCACCCATCGTCAGTGTCACCGGCATCACCGACGATTGCGGTCACACCTCGGCGGTGATCCCAGCCGTTGGCTGCACGACGACCGATGCCACCTCGAACGTCGCGTCAGAGGCAACCGCGACGACCAGCGGTGGCACAGTCGGTGAGATCACCGTGACCTGCTCGGGTGCCACCGACAACGCCGGCAACACCGCCTCGGCGTCGATCAGCTACGCCATCCACTACGCCTGGGGCGGCTTCAAGGGCGTCGTCAAGAACCAGCCCAGGGAGAACACCTGGATCGCGCTGCTGCCGGTGCCGGTCATGTTCACCATCGACGGCAATCAGGGTCGTGATGCCATCACCAGCATCACCTCACGCAGTTGCAGTAACGCACCGGGTGTCGGCGGGTTCAGCGCCGGGTCGCTGTTCAACATCGGTGTGGTCAGTCTGGGACGCAGCGACCAGTACCTGTTCATCTGGACGACGCCACGCTCGTGGGCGCGCACCTGCCGCGTGCTGACCGTCACCCTGGCGGATGGCACGTCTCACGAAGCGATATTCAACTTCAAGTAAGCAACGCGGCATACAACCGCCCGCAGCGGGGTTCTGTTCGTCACCCAGCGCCCTGCTGCGGAACGACATACGCCGGTAAATGGTGATTGAAAGGGATATGGATATGGCGAGGCCTGTCGCAGTTTACTCATCCCGCTCGTTCGTGCGCTTGCTCCTGAGCGCCTTCCTGCTGGCCGGCCTGCTCGTCACGCTCGTCCCTGCGGTGAGCGGGCGGCGAGCTTCACCATGAACACGGACGATAGCGGCCCCGGGTCGCTGCGTCAGGCTGTACCAGATCATCAGGGTTGTCGGGTGACCACACGATTACCTTCGCCCTGAACAATTGCCCCTGCACGATCGTCCCCTCACGAGTGTGCTGATAATCAGTGGCAACATCACGATCCAGGGATTGGGCGCAGACATGCTGACGATCAGCGGTGGAAACACTACGCAGATCATCGCGATACCACCGGCTGTCACCGCGACTTTACTTGACAAGCTGACGTCAGCGACGGCTACACTGCTACTGGTCTTGGTGGCCGGAATCCTCGTCGCAGGCAAGCTCACAATTTTGCATAGCTCCATCAGTGACAACAAAGGCCTATAGCGGTGGCGGTATTTACAGCACTGGCACGCTCAGCATCGCCAACAGCACCTTCAGTGCCAATACGGCATCAATACAGGTGGCGTCACGTGTTGAATGGCTCGGGGCCTCTCACCATCACGAACAGCACCTTCACATCGACAATCAGGCTGGTAGTGGCGGTGCCATTTACGCGTTTCAGCGGTCGTTTGACTGTCAGCGACTGCAGCTTTATCGAGAACCGTGCCGTCGCTGCACCAGGAACGCCCGGTGGCTACGGTGACGGTGGTGCTATCTATACGTACCGTACAACGATGAAGTTACGACTGAGTTCATCGGGAATACCGCCGTAGCTGGTGGTGCTGCGGCCAACACCATCAGCACCACGATCACCGGAATGGCAACAGCACATTTGCGAATAACCATGTGACCAACGATGGCGGTGCGATCTCTGCGGACGAACCGCTGGTCATTGTCAACAGCACTTTCAGCGCGAATAAGGCAGGCTCGCTTGCTGGCGCAGTCATGGCGTGGGCAACGAGTAATGAGGGCGACAGCCTGATCGTCGCCAGTACCTTCTGGGGTAACACGGCACCATATGGCGGAAGTAGCATAGCCCCAGGCGGTAAGGTGACCATTAGCGGCTTTGATCTCGCACGATAAGGTGGATCGTCCTGTATGGCTGATGACCAAATCATCGACGGTGGCTACAACCTGTCCAGCGACGCGACCTGCGTCAGCGCCGAGACCAGTGTGGTGACAACCGACCCGCTGCTGCTCGGCCCACTGGCTGACAATGGCGGTCTTACCCAGACCCACGCCCTGCTTCCCGGCAGCCCGGCGCTCGATCGCATCCCGCTCGGCACGCTCGGCTGCGGCACGACCCTCATGACCGATCAGCGCGGCGTCGCGCGACCGAAGGACGCCGGCTGCGACATCGGCGCATTCGAGTCTCCCGACAGCACGCTGCCCGTCATCGCCCCGACCATCGACGGTACACTCGGCAGCAACGGCTGGTACACCAGCGATGTCACCGTCAGCTGGAGTGTTGTGGACGACCAAACGGGCATCTCCGACTCATCCGGCTGTGATACTGCGACGATCGACCGACACCACCGGCGCGACGCTCACACCTGCGAAGCGACCAGCCTCGGTGGTACCAGCAGAGAATCGGTCACAATCAAGCGCGATGCAACCGCGCCGCTCGTGACAGTCACTGGCGTGACCGATGGCGCGACCTATTCGTTTGGTGCCGTTCCGGATGCGGAGTTGCATCACAGCGGATGCAACATCTGGTGCGTCCAGCGCAATGCTCTCACGAAGTGGGGGACCGCTGGGCACCGTAGCCAGCGACATAACCCAACGGTGCTGTGGACGCGCTGAACAGTGGTTCGTCCTCCGTTACCTACGCCGTGACTGACTCCCGCAACGCCAACCATTACCCCGACGGTGAACGGTACCCTCGGCAGCAACGGCTGGTACACCAGCGACGTGACCGTCTCCTGGAGTGTCGTTGACGGCAGTCGGCCATCAGCGCCTCGGCTGGTTGTGACGTACGATCATCACCGAAAGCACTACTGGTACGACCCTCACCTGTGAAGCGACCAGCGCGGGTGGTACCGCCAGCCAGTCCGTCACGATCAAGCGCGATGCGACGAAGCCCTTCGTCATGGTGACCGGCTTCACTGATGGTGCGGTGTATACGGTCGGCGACAGCATGCCGTCGCTCGGCTGCCTCACCATCGACCCGTCAGGCGTGGCGACCGCTGCAGAGCTCCCATAACTGGCGGTACGGTCGGTCGTTGTTATCTACGCTGGAGCAATCGACAACGCCGGTAATTCCAGTTTGCCCGTCTCAGCAACCTACACGGTTCACTACGACCAGCGGAAGGATTTTGTCCCCGCAACGGATTCTCGGCGCGGACCGAGAAAGCTGCTGGCCGGTCCCCCGCTGACCGTCGTGTTCGTCATCAATGGTGGTGTTGGTCTGGATGCAGTGGAGAGCATCACATCGATCGCCTGTAATGCTGCCCCAGGGACGGAGCCGACGATCGCCCTGCCCGGTGGGTCGTAGGGCGAGTTACAGCAAGGTGCAAACACCTTCATCTTCCAATGGAAGACATCCCGCGCGTGGCTGGAACCTGCAGGTGCTCCGCGTCACCCTGACGGACGGCACCTCCCACGACATCACCTACCACTTCCTCTAAGAGGAAGCGTTGCTCTCCTGACGATGATCGCCCCAGTAACGGTCATGGCCAGGACCTCCACACAGAACGACGGCGGTCGAGCTGCTCGTGCCGTCATCTATCCGGCAACGCTCAGGTGTCAGAATCCCATCGCCGCGCCGCCGGAGCGCGGATCCGCGCCACCGCGTAGCGTGCCGGTCGCCGGATCGCGTCACGGCCTGAACGAGCGCGAAGTTGCCGTACGGTGCCGGGTTCGGGACGAGCTGGAAGCCACGTTCGGCAAGCTCGCTCTTCACCCAGGTCGGGATACGCGACTCGCAATCCAGCAGATCGCCCTGGCAATCGAAGCGCGGCGCTGAAACTGCCTCGACCGGCGACGGGCGTGGTCGAGCACATTCAGCAGCACCGCCGCCGGTGATGATCCGCGTGCCGCCCGGCGCGCCGAGCGCCGAGTACCAGCTCGCCGTCGCGCAGGACGATCGTCGGGCACATGCCGGTGATGCGCGACTTCCTGGCGCGATCGAGTTCGGTAGCCCGGCTGCAGGTTCGCCGCGTTCATGATGTTGTTCCAGGTGAAGCCGTAGCCCGGGGAGACGACGCCGCTGCTCGCGCCGAGCGAGTGCGTCAGCGCGATCGCGTTGCCGGCGTCATCAACGACGGTGACGTTCGTCGTCGTCGGCGCTTCCGGGTAGCGCGGCACGCTGAACTGCTCGCCAGCCTTGATCCTGGCGTACCACTCGCCGGCCCGTTCGTCCGACAGCAGCATATAGCCGGCACATCGTGGAAGCGCCGCGGGTCGGCGACGTGACCGTACCAGTCGGCGTAGGCCGCCTTCATCGCGTGGCCAACGAGGTCGATGTACTCGACGCTGTTCAGGCCCAGCGCTGCGATGTCTTCATGCTCGACGATCTTCAGCGTCTCGGCCATGCAGATACCGCCGCCGGCCGGTGGGTTCGTCAGGACGGTCTGGCCGCGATAGCTGATCCGGATCGGCTCCGAGACGTGGACCGTGTAGTTCGCCAGGTCTTCAGCCGTGACGTACGAGCCATTATCGGTCAGGTCGGCAGCCAGCTCGCGCGCTAGTGCGCCCTCGTAGAACTCGCGCGGCCCACCCTCGGCCAGACGCTGGAGCGTGCGTGTGTGATCCGGGTTCATCAGCCGCTCGCCTGGAGCCATGTAGCCGGAGCCGTCCGCCTTCGTGTAGATCGCGCGTGACGCCTCGGTCGCGCGAATGCGCTCGCCGAACGCGATGTGCAGACCATAGCCCGGCGTATTCCACAACCGCCAGAGCTCGGGCGTGACGACGTAGCCCTCGTCGGAGATACGGATCGCGTCGCGCAACGCGTCCTGCCAGGTGATCGTGCCGAAGCGCTCCAGCAGCTCGGCCATCCCGGCCACCGTGCCGGGCGTCATGATCGAGCCGTAGCCAATGTCGTTGACCTGCCCTTTGAGGTGATAGCCGTAGCCGGTCCAGTCCTGCTCGATAACGATGTCCTGCCACATCGCGGGCGTCGCCTTCGATCCGGCTGTGCCGTTGAAGTCGATGCAGATTTCGGTGCCATCGGCGTGCGGACCGTCGCGCCCGAAGCCGCCGATCCCGCACATCTGCGGATCGACGACCATCTGCACAAACGCCGCGGTCACGGCTGCGTCGATGGCATTCCCACCGGAGCGCAGAACGCCGACCCCCGATTCGACCGCCGGTATCTGCGGCGCGACGACCATCCCACCCATGCTCGGCTCCTCCCCATGCAGCGCAATGAAATCCGGCCACGTTGTCGTCCATGGCCGGATGATCACCGATCGTGAGGTATCGGGCAAGATGTTGGGCTATGCCATCGGCGGCTCGTTCGTCGTTGGGTCGCCATCAAGCGCCGCAACCAGATGCGGGACGATCGCCTCCAATGTAAAGGCGATGCTCAGCGGGCTGTTGAACGCGATCGCGTTGTCAACATCCCCTTCGACGAACACATGGCGACCCTCGGTCGCAACCCGCAGGCGCGCATACAACGGATTCTTCTCGATCGCGTCGCGGCCACCAGCGAAGGGAACCTGCAGCCAGGTCACGACATCGACGCTGTTCAGAATGTTCAGTTGCTCGTTGCTGAAGTTGGTGAAGAACGTATTCGGGTCGAGGACATCAATGATGCTCTCCGGGATCGTCAGGCCCAGCCGGTGATGATCCGTGCCCGACCGTCCTCAACGTTGAACAGGGCGAAGTTGCTGCCGTCCTCGCGCATCGCCGCGACCGCGACCGTCGATTCCTCGAAGATCGGGTTCTCCGCTCGATAGGTCGTGAACAGGTCATCGATCTCGGAGATGATCTCCTCAGCGCGCTCCGGCTGCCCGAGCGCCGCGCCATGAGCGCCTCCCACGGCATGCCGTATTCGATGTAATCGCCGAGTTGCGCAACAGTCGGCGCGATCTGCGAGAGCGTCGCGTACTCCTCCTCGGTGATGCCAGAGTAGATCGCGATGATCAGGTCTGGCGAGTAGGTCGCGATCAGCTCGAAGTCCAGCTCCGGCATTTTCAGCACCGCTGGCGCGGGGCCGGTCAGGGATGCCTCCGCCCAGGGGAAGATGACGTTCGTCTCATCGCCGTACCAGTAGCGTGAGGCGACCGGCGTCACGCCGAAGGCCAAGACCTGATCCTGGTCGTTGTAGCCCAGCGTCACAATGCGTGTCGGCTCGCTCTCGACCGTTGTCGTGCCGTACTTGTGCGTCACTGTGGCCGGGAATGTGCCACCGGTCGAGGACGGCTCGGTCGCCGTCGCCCGCGCCAGCTGGGGTCGGCGCCTCCGTCGCTTCCGGTTCTGATGAGTCAGTTGGCGATGCGACGGCTTCCGGCGTGTTGCTCGGCGCTTCGGTGGCTGGCTCGCCGCCTGATGCAGCCGGTGTGCTGGTCGGCTCGTCGCCATCCCCGCCGCATGCCGCCAGCAACGACAGCACCGGCGCGACGGCGATAACCCGGCGGCTCGACGGGCTGCGCCCGGCCGGTTCGGCAATGGATACTCCCCAGCCTGAACCCACCCGCGTCTCTCGCATCATTGTCCCCTTCGTCGCGGTTCTCAGCCGCCCCACTGCTAAATCCGACTATAATGATCGGGATTGTAGCGACGCTTCCTGAGCGCCGTGTCAATGCGCCGCCGGGCCTGCCACGACCACGATGCGTCGGTTGCGGCGATACTGCGCCTCGGTGCCAAACGAGCGAGCGTAGTGAAGGGAACGACGAGACACGATGGCAGACGTAACTGACACGGTGCTGAGTCCACGCGATGATGAGCTGTTCGCCGAGTGGGACAAGCCGGATAGCCCCGGAGCTGCGGTCGCCGTGCTGCGCGGTGGCAAGGTGATCCACCAGCGCGGCTACGGTATGGCGAACCTCGACCACGCCATCCCGATTACGCCGGATTCAGTCTTTCATGTCGCCTCGGTGTCGAAGCAGTTCACGGCGTTCGCCATCCGGCCTGCTGGCCGATGAGGGCAAGCTCGCTGGACGACGGGTGCGCAAGTACGTGCCGGAGCTGCCCGACCTCGGCGAGGCCTTCACAATCGAGCAGTGCATCCATCACACAAGCGGCCTGCGCGATCAGTACGGGCTCTTCCGGCTGGCCGGCTGGCGCGACGACGACACGCAGACGTTCGACGATGTGCTCGATTTCGCCTATCGCCACG carries:
- a CDS encoding gamma-glutamyltransferase, which encodes MGGMVVAPQIPAVESGVGVLRSGGNAIDAAVTAAFVQMVVDPQMCGIGGFGRDGPHADGTEICIDFNGTAGSKATPAMWQDIVIEQDWTGYGYHLKGQVNDIGYGSIMTPGTVAGMAELLERFGTITWQDALRDAIRISDEGYVVTPELWRLWNTPGYGLHIAFGERIRATEASRAIYTKADGSGYMAPGERLMNPDHTRTLQRLAEGGPREFYEGALARELAADLTDNGSYVTAEDLANYTVHVSEPIRISYRGQTVLTNPPAGGGICMAETLKIVEHEDIAALGLNSVEYIDLVGHAMKAAYADWYGHVADPRRFHDVPAICCCRTNGPASGTPGSRLASSSACRATRKRRRRRTSPSLMTPATRSR
- a CDS encoding phenylalanine--tRNA ligase beta subunit-related protein; the encoded protein is MTGPTTLQEFLAGASVDDAVFALRPDYRVILLAVDGLTPGASDETSDTLLRQAEAVALEALGDAPPDQLPHVAAWRDAYRAFGAKPQRTRNSLEALLRRVAAGLPRINRLTDIYNAISVQHQIPLGGEDLQRYVGPPRLNRAVGNEPFHTTASGEEVVELPEPGEVVWCDDAGVTCRRWNWRQARRTQLHDSTTTAIFILDALDPLTNEALQAAADDLIADLSRIGPDVVVAQRLIAANSSSA
- a CDS encoding gamma-glutamyltransferase family protein; translation: MPRYPEAPTTTNVTVVDDAGNAIALTHSLGASSGVVSPGYGFTWNNIMNAANLQPGYRTRSRQEVAHHRHVPDDRPARRRAGTRRSARRAARGSSPAAVLLNVLDHARRRSRQFQRRASIARAICWIASRVSRPG
- a CDS encoding PxKF domain-containing protein, whose product is MIPAVGCTTTDATSNVASEATATTSGGTVGEITVTCSGATDNAGNTASASISYAIHYAWGGFKGVVKNQPRENTWIALLPVPVMFTIDGNQGRDAITSITSRSCSNAPGVGGFSAGSLFNIGVVSLGRSDQYLFIWTTPRSWARTCRVLTVTLADGTSHEAIFNFK
- a CDS encoding ATP-binding protein produces the protein MRHHTHNLPATLAPPVGREEELARLLGLPDSSSRLATIVGAGGVGKTRLAPEGARAMQSRYRWRLGGFL